A single region of the Epinephelus moara isolate mb chromosome 12, YSFRI_EMoa_1.0, whole genome shotgun sequence genome encodes:
- the tulp4a gene encoding tubby-related protein 4a isoform X1, with amino-acid sequence MFAAVEHGPVLCSDSNILCLSWKGRVPKSEKEKPVCRKRYYEEGWLATGNGRGVVGVTFTSSHCRRDRPTPQRVNFNLRGHNSEVVLVRWNEPFQKLATCDTDGGIFVWIQYEGRWSVELVNDRGAQVSDFTWSHDGTQALISYRDGFVLVGSVSGQRHWSSEINLESQITCGIWTPDDQQVLFGTADGQVIVMDCHGRMLAHILLHESDGIVSMSWNYPSFLVEDSSESDTDSDDYSPPQVHSQKPLLTVSFTSGDISLMNNYDDLSPTLIRTGLKDVVVQWCSQGDLLAVAGMERTLLSPDPSCPPPTRNAIVKFYNVRGEHIYTLDTPAQRPITTLCWGHRDSRLFLACGPALYVVRVEHRVANLQLLCQQGIATAVKEEKDVAKLTMPSRLCSYVTTAFVPTIKPPIPDPNNMRDFVSYPTAGNERLHCTMKRTEDNPEVGGPCYTLYLEYLGGLVPILKGRRISKLRPEFVIMDPKTDGKTDEIYGNSLISAMIDSCNCSDSSDIELSDDWVGKKSPKISRGSKSPKLPRDLVCPFTNRINIDPRKSPKLSRATQEISRSPRLPIRKPSIGSPSLTRREFPLDDITQQNYLAQVTSNIWGTKFKIVGLATFLPTNLGAVIYKTSLLHLQPRQMTIYLPEVRKISMDYINLPVFSPNVFSEDEDDLPVTGPAGGTDDNPPCTVNIPIAPIHSPAQAMSPAQSIGLVQSLLANQNVQLDVLTNPTASPAGAAAGGSDQSQDTILTAQYTVPTRYSSPGQVIFGGLEMSRLMVGPPPSHHPSHQQQQQASHQQQQQQQQQQQQLQQQLQHQQQQLQHQQQIQQQQLQQQQQQMIQHQHLQQQQQLQQQHIQQQLQHIQQQHQHQLQQHIQQQQQLQQQHQQIQQQLQQQMHHQQQTQQHHHPLQQQLQIQIPVPSMASGQPSGTAVHQLQPGALQIQIPHPPADLVVERAVGGEHEHLLKIKTTRSTPQLAEGDTVVFSAPLELSKMNPPPPYPGTVAAAVAAAAAAAAASASASSAASNAASGTGGGTSGTPPPGDLCLKKGEFSLYPSGQQQAQYPTPLGYERITTFDSSGNVEEVCRPRTRLVCNQNVYTLQGPGSSATLRVTSSSSSSSADKKIQLPYTSATLNRLTAPRYSIPSGDPPPYPDPANQNSAVGRNPGQRLDSSLIHATLRRNSREAALKVSQMLEPPRPLPPKAKNSSALAASFQQRVPTALYTCSQCSSGSSVGGTAPGSANGIAGGTIIRQDFPPGNGAPHSTVIVHSNSATPLASQSSYNLLSSLDGSGTAAGGGTNRDRADYVNSAFTEDETLNQSLRHLALGGNDASGLVVKRPPPYQWDPAATEEVWVPQERTATLNPTAPPGPHKPPPLILSPAQHLDVSRLPFVLSPKSPTSPSAASFQAAAAAAGYQISLQYPPAAAYSGAQLQSIPGSPRPCSSPKEVVAPVPFSQQDATLVLPPGYPANLANLACCPLPPMYPGGSACAGLPIPPIALHTPWGTYNSCPPMSSPAVPLPPKASHMAVDKTVLSPPPPPPPPPPPPPPPPAELQNHGGLQEAMAEAGESFQEVLSLTESPVPQRSEKFSKKNRKRADGRAEEANVPPLAEGSKSKKEGRALGDFNSLISSPRLGGRDKKKLKGQKEQQLKAKKLSKATANSEFQDSSESEPELFISGDELLNQCQSGKKGWKSKRNLRAASELDEIKCRKANEKEDRGLGSQGFVYVMANKQPLWNEATQVYQLDFGGRVTQESAKNFQIELEGRQVMQFGRIDGNAYILDFQYPFSAVQAFAVALANVTQRLK; translated from the exons ATGTTCGCCGCCGTGGAGCATGGCCCGGTCCTCTGCAGCGACTCCAACATCCTGTGCCTGTCCTGGAAGGGCCGGGTGCCCAAGAGCGAGAAGGAGAAGCCGGTGTGCAGGAAGCGCTACTACGAGGAGGGCTGGCTCGCCACCGGGAACGGTCGAGGAGTTGTCGGGGTCACGTTCACGTCCAGCCACTGCAGACGAGACCGGCCCACCCCGCAGAGAGTCAACTTCAACCTCAGAGGACACAACAGTGAG gtgGTCTTGGTGCGGTGGAACGAGCCCTTCCAGAAACTGGCTACCTGTGATACAGATGGAGGGATCTTTGTTTGGATCCAGTACGAGGGCCGCTGGTCCGTGGAGCTGGTCAATGACCGTGGAGCACAG GTGAGTGACTTCACCTGGTCGCATGATGGCACCCAGGCTCTCATCTCCTACCGTGATGGATTTGTACTGGTGGGATCTGTCAGCGGGCAGAGACACTGGTCCTCCGAGATCAACCTGGAAAGCCAGATTACCTGTGGTATCTGGACCCCTGATGACCAGCAG GTGTTGTTTGGTACTGCGGATGGACAGGTGATAGTGATGGACTGCCATGGGCGCATGCTGGCCCACATTCTGCTGCATGAGTCGGATGGCATCGTCAGCATGTCCTGGAACTATCCCAGTTTCCTGGTGGAGGACAGCAGTGAGAGCGACACAGACTCTGACGACTACTCCCCACCGCAAG TGCACAGCCAGAAACCACTGCTGACTGTCAGCTTCACCTCTGGAGATATCAGCCTGATGAACAACTACGACGACCTCTCTCCCACCCTCATCCGCACCGGTCTGAAAG ATGTGGTGGTCCAGTGGTGCTCACAGGGGGACCTCCTTGCAGTAGCAGGGATGGAGAGGACCCTCCTCTCCCCTGACCCCTCCTGTCCTCCCCCCACCAGGAACGCCATTGTTAAGTTCTACAATGTTCGGGGTGAACACatctacacactggacacacCAGCACAG CGCCCCATCACTACGCTCTGTTGGGGTCACCGGGACTCTCGCCTGTTCTTGGCATGTGGCCCGGCACTCTACGTGGTGCGAGTGGAGCACCGCGTTGCCAACCTGCAGTTACTCTGCCAGCAGGGCATCGCCACAGCAGTGAAGGAGGAAAAAGACGTTGCCAAGCTCACCATGCCTTCCCGCCTTTGCTCTTACGTCACTACTGCTTTTGTCCCCACCATCAAG CCCCCCATTCCTGATCCCAACAACATGCGTGATTTTGTGAGCTACCCAACAGCTGGAAATGAGCGTCTGCACTGTACCATGAAGCGTACAGAGGATAACCCCGAGGTGGGGGGGCCCTGCTACACTCTGTACCTGGAGTACCTAGGAGGTCTGGTGCCTATCCTCAAAGGCCGACGAATAAGTAAACTGCGCCCAGAGTTTGTCATCATGGACCCCAAGACAGATGGGAAAACAG ATGAGATATATGGCAACAGTCTGATATCGGCCATGATCGACAGCTGTAACTGCTCAGACTCCAGTGACATTGAGCTGAGCGACGACTGGGTCGGCAAGAAATCTCCAAAGATATCCAGGGGTAGTAAATCCCCCAAACTGCCCAG AGACTTAGTTTGTCCCTTTACCAACAGGATCAACATTGATCCCAGAAAATCACCCAAACTTTCCCGCGCTACACAAGAAATCTCCAGGTCACCGCGGTTACCTATACGGAAACCTTCAATTGGGTCACCCAGTCTAACACGGAGGGAATTTCCTCTAGATGACATCACTCAG CAAAATTACCTTGCTCAGGTCACATCCAATATTTGGGGAACGAAGTTCAAGATTGTGGGGCTCGCCACATTCTTGCCAACTAATCTTGGTGCAG TCATCTATAAGACGAGCCTCCTCCATCTGCAGCCCAGACAGATGACCATCTACCTTCCAGAGGTGCGAAAAATCTCCATGGATTACATCAATCTGCCTGTCTTCAGCCCCAACGTCTTcagtgaagatgaagatgacCTGCCTGTCACAGGCCCTGCTGGTGGCACAGATGACAACCCGCCCTGCACTGTCAACATCCCTATTGCCCCCATCCATAGTCCCGCCCAGGCCATGTCTCCCGCCCAAAGCATTGGTCTGGTCCAGTCTCTCCTAGCCAATCAAAATGTTCAGCTTGATGTCCTTACGAATCCCACAGCATCCCCTGCTGGGGCCGCTGCTGGTGGGTCAGACCAAAGCCAGGACACCATCCTGACTGCCCAGTACACAGTTCCCACCAGGTACTCCAGTCCTGGTCAGGTCATCTTTGGGGGACTGGAAATGAGTCGCCTAATGGTGGgacctccaccctctcatcaTCCTTCAcatcaacagcaacaacaagcaagtcaccaacaacaacaacaacaacaacaacaacaacaacaactacaacaacagctacaacaccaacaacaacagctacaacaccaacaacaaattcagcagcagcaactccaacagcagcagcagcagatgatccaGCACCAACACctacaacaacagcagcagcttcagcaaCAGCAcattcagcagcagctccaacacattcagcagcaacatcaacatcagctccagcagcacattcaacagcagcaacaactacaacagcagcatcaacaaATTCAGCAGCAACTGCAGCAACAAATgcatcatcaacaacaaacacaacagcaccACCATCCacttcagcagcagctccaaaTTCAAATCCCTGTTCCCTCTATGGCATCAGGACAGCCTTCAGGTACTGCTGTGCACCAGCTCCAGCCGGGGGCGCTGCAGATACAGATCCCTCATCCACCTGCTGATTTAGTGGTGGAGAGAGCTGTGGGAGGTGAACACGAGCACCTACTGAAAATCAAAACCACTCGGTCAACTCCACAGCTGGCTGAGGGAGATACAGTGGTGTTTAGTGCCCCTCTGGAGCTCAGCAAGATGAACCCCCCACCGCCCTACCCCGGCACTGTGGCTGCCgctgtggctgctgcagcagcagctgctgctgcctcagcaTCAGCCTCCTCTGCAGCCTCCAATGCTGCATCTGGAACAGGAGGAGGCACCAGTGGGACTCCTCCCCCCGGTGACCTTTGCCTGAAGAAGGGAGAGTTCTCACTTTATCCTTCAGGTCAGCAGCAAGCGCAGTACCCCACACCACTGGGATATGAGAGGATAACAACATTTGACAGCAGTGGGAATGTGGAGGAAGTATGTCGTCCTCGAACGCGCCTTGTCTGTAATCAGAATGTCTACACACTCCAGGGACCTGGCAGTTCTGCCACTCTCAGGGTCACttcctcatcatcctcctcctcggcTGACAAGAAGATCCAGCTGCCCTACACCTCTGCCACACTCAACAGACTCACTGCACCTCGCTATTCCATACCCAGTGGAGACCCACCCCCATACCCTGacccagccaatcagaacagtGCTGTTGGCAGGAACCCTGGACAGAGGCTTGACAGCAGTCTGATCCATGCCACTCTCAGGAGGAACAGCCGAGAGGCCGCTCTCAAAGTTTCCCAGATGCTGGAGCCGCCCAGACCACTGCCTCCTAAGGCTAAAAATAGTAGTGCACTAGCAGCCTCGTTCCAACAGAGGGTGCCCACAGCCTTATACACCTGCAGTCAGTGTAGCAGTGGATCCAGTGTTGGAGGCACTGCCCCAGGGAGTGCTAATGGAATAGCAGGAGGAACTATTATCCGGCAGGATTTCCCTCCAGGGAATGGGGCACCACATAGCACAGTTATTGTTCACTCCAATAGCGCTACTCCTCTGGCCTCCCAGTCCTCTTACAACCTGCTGAGCTCTCTTGACGGATCTGGgactgcagcaggaggaggaaccAACAGAGACAGGGCTGATTATGTTAATTCAGCGTTTACTGAGGATGAAACACTGAACCAGTCACTGAGGCATCTGGCACTCGGAGGAAATGATGCATCAGGGCTGGTTGTCAAACGCCCACCTCCGTATCAGTGGGACCCAGCTGCCACAGAGGAGGTGTGGGTTCCTCAGGAACGGACAGCAACGCTGAATCCCACTGCCCCCCCTGGACCCCACAAACCACCGCCACTTATTCTTAGCCCAGCTCAGCACTTGGATGTGTCCAGGCTGCCTTTTGTCCTCTCTCCAAAGTCCCCCACCAGCCCCAGTGCTGCATCATTtcaagctgcagcagcagctgcaggctaccaaATCTCTCTTCAGTACCCTCCAGCAGCTGCCTATTCTGGAGCCCAGCTACAGTCCATTCCAGGGTCACCACGCCCCTGCTCCTCCCCAAAGGAGGTGGTGGCACCTGTGCCCTTCTCACAGCAGGATGCAACCCTTGTCTTACCACCTGGTTACCCTGCAAACCTGGCAAACCTTGCCTGCTGCCCTCTCCCACCCATGTATCCAGGAGGCAGCGCTTGTGCAGGGCTCCCCATTCCCCCTATTGCCCTTCACACTCCTTGGGGTACTTATAATTCTTGCCCACCTATGTCCAGTCCTGCAGTGCCACTACCACCCAAAGCCTCCCACATGGCAGTAGACAAAACTGTTCTCTCgcctccacctccccctccccctcctccaccacctcccccGCCACCACCAGCAGAGCTTCAGAACCATGGAGGATTACAAGAGGCCATGGCAGAGGCCGGGGAAAGTTTTCAGGAGGTGCTCTCCTTGACCGAGAGCCCTGTCCCACAGCGGTCTGAGAAGTTCAGCAAGAAAAACCGCAAGCGGGCAGATGGGCGCGCTGAGGAGGCTAACGTGCCACCGTTGGCTGAAGGGAGCAAGTCAAAAAAGGAGGGCAGAGCTCTGGGTGATTTTAACTCACTCATCTCCAGCCCGCGGCTGGGAGGAAGGGACAAGAAGAAGCTGAAGGGACAGAAAGAGCAGCAGCTGAAGGCTAAGAAGCTGAGTAAGGCCACTGCCAACAGTGAGTTCCAGGACAGTTCAGAAAGTGAGCCAGAGCTGTTCATCAGTGGGGATGAGCTGCTCAATCAGTGCCAGAGTGGTAAGAAGGGCTGGAAGAGTAAAAGGAACTTGAGGGCTGCCAGTGAACTGGATGAGATCAAGTGTCGAAAGGCCAACGAGAAGGAGGACCGCGGGCTGGGCAGCCAGGGGTTTGTGTATGTCATGGCCAACAAGCAGCCACTGTGGAATGAAGCCACGCAGGTCTACCAGCTGGACTTTGGTGGGCGTGTCACGCAGGAGTCTGCCAAGAACTTTCAAATTGAACTGGAGGGCAGACAG GTGATGCAGTTTGGCAGGATCGATGGCAATGCCTACATCCTGGACTTCCAGTATCCCTTCTCTGCTGTGCAGGCCTTCGCAGTGGCTTTAGCCAATGTTACTCAACGCCTCAAATGA
- the tulp4a gene encoding tubby-related protein 4a isoform X2, protein MFAAVEHGPVLCSDSNILCLSWKGRVPKSEKEKPVCRKRYYEEGWLATGNGRGVVGVTFTSSHCRRDRPTPQRVNFNLRGHNSEVVLVRWNEPFQKLATCDTDGGIFVWIQYEGRWSVELVNDRGAQVSDFTWSHDGTQALISYRDGFVLVGSVSGQRHWSSEINLESQITCGIWTPDDQQVLFGTADGQVIVMDCHGRMLAHILLHESDGIVSMSWNYPSFLVEDSSESDTDSDDYSPPQVHSQKPLLTVSFTSGDISLMNNYDDLSPTLIRTGLKDVVVQWCSQGDLLAVAGMERTLLSPDPSCPPPTRNAIVKFYNVRGEHIYTLDTPAQRPITTLCWGHRDSRLFLACGPALYVVRVEHRVANLQLLCQQGIATAVKEEKDVAKLTMPSRLCSYVTTAFVPTIKPPIPDPNNMRDFVSYPTAGNERLHCTMKRTEDNPEVGGPCYTLYLEYLGGLVPILKGRRISKLRPEFVIMDPKTDGKTDEIYGNSLISAMIDSCNCSDSSDIELSDDWVGKKSPKISRGSKSPKLPRINIDPRKSPKLSRATQEISRSPRLPIRKPSIGSPSLTRREFPLDDITQQNYLAQVTSNIWGTKFKIVGLATFLPTNLGAVIYKTSLLHLQPRQMTIYLPEVRKISMDYINLPVFSPNVFSEDEDDLPVTGPAGGTDDNPPCTVNIPIAPIHSPAQAMSPAQSIGLVQSLLANQNVQLDVLTNPTASPAGAAAGGSDQSQDTILTAQYTVPTRYSSPGQVIFGGLEMSRLMVGPPPSHHPSHQQQQQASHQQQQQQQQQQQQLQQQLQHQQQQLQHQQQIQQQQLQQQQQQMIQHQHLQQQQQLQQQHIQQQLQHIQQQHQHQLQQHIQQQQQLQQQHQQIQQQLQQQMHHQQQTQQHHHPLQQQLQIQIPVPSMASGQPSGTAVHQLQPGALQIQIPHPPADLVVERAVGGEHEHLLKIKTTRSTPQLAEGDTVVFSAPLELSKMNPPPPYPGTVAAAVAAAAAAAAASASASSAASNAASGTGGGTSGTPPPGDLCLKKGEFSLYPSGQQQAQYPTPLGYERITTFDSSGNVEEVCRPRTRLVCNQNVYTLQGPGSSATLRVTSSSSSSSADKKIQLPYTSATLNRLTAPRYSIPSGDPPPYPDPANQNSAVGRNPGQRLDSSLIHATLRRNSREAALKVSQMLEPPRPLPPKAKNSSALAASFQQRVPTALYTCSQCSSGSSVGGTAPGSANGIAGGTIIRQDFPPGNGAPHSTVIVHSNSATPLASQSSYNLLSSLDGSGTAAGGGTNRDRADYVNSAFTEDETLNQSLRHLALGGNDASGLVVKRPPPYQWDPAATEEVWVPQERTATLNPTAPPGPHKPPPLILSPAQHLDVSRLPFVLSPKSPTSPSAASFQAAAAAAGYQISLQYPPAAAYSGAQLQSIPGSPRPCSSPKEVVAPVPFSQQDATLVLPPGYPANLANLACCPLPPMYPGGSACAGLPIPPIALHTPWGTYNSCPPMSSPAVPLPPKASHMAVDKTVLSPPPPPPPPPPPPPPPPAELQNHGGLQEAMAEAGESFQEVLSLTESPVPQRSEKFSKKNRKRADGRAEEANVPPLAEGSKSKKEGRALGDFNSLISSPRLGGRDKKKLKGQKEQQLKAKKLSKATANSEFQDSSESEPELFISGDELLNQCQSGKKGWKSKRNLRAASELDEIKCRKANEKEDRGLGSQGFVYVMANKQPLWNEATQVYQLDFGGRVTQESAKNFQIELEGRQVMQFGRIDGNAYILDFQYPFSAVQAFAVALANVTQRLK, encoded by the exons ATGTTCGCCGCCGTGGAGCATGGCCCGGTCCTCTGCAGCGACTCCAACATCCTGTGCCTGTCCTGGAAGGGCCGGGTGCCCAAGAGCGAGAAGGAGAAGCCGGTGTGCAGGAAGCGCTACTACGAGGAGGGCTGGCTCGCCACCGGGAACGGTCGAGGAGTTGTCGGGGTCACGTTCACGTCCAGCCACTGCAGACGAGACCGGCCCACCCCGCAGAGAGTCAACTTCAACCTCAGAGGACACAACAGTGAG gtgGTCTTGGTGCGGTGGAACGAGCCCTTCCAGAAACTGGCTACCTGTGATACAGATGGAGGGATCTTTGTTTGGATCCAGTACGAGGGCCGCTGGTCCGTGGAGCTGGTCAATGACCGTGGAGCACAG GTGAGTGACTTCACCTGGTCGCATGATGGCACCCAGGCTCTCATCTCCTACCGTGATGGATTTGTACTGGTGGGATCTGTCAGCGGGCAGAGACACTGGTCCTCCGAGATCAACCTGGAAAGCCAGATTACCTGTGGTATCTGGACCCCTGATGACCAGCAG GTGTTGTTTGGTACTGCGGATGGACAGGTGATAGTGATGGACTGCCATGGGCGCATGCTGGCCCACATTCTGCTGCATGAGTCGGATGGCATCGTCAGCATGTCCTGGAACTATCCCAGTTTCCTGGTGGAGGACAGCAGTGAGAGCGACACAGACTCTGACGACTACTCCCCACCGCAAG TGCACAGCCAGAAACCACTGCTGACTGTCAGCTTCACCTCTGGAGATATCAGCCTGATGAACAACTACGACGACCTCTCTCCCACCCTCATCCGCACCGGTCTGAAAG ATGTGGTGGTCCAGTGGTGCTCACAGGGGGACCTCCTTGCAGTAGCAGGGATGGAGAGGACCCTCCTCTCCCCTGACCCCTCCTGTCCTCCCCCCACCAGGAACGCCATTGTTAAGTTCTACAATGTTCGGGGTGAACACatctacacactggacacacCAGCACAG CGCCCCATCACTACGCTCTGTTGGGGTCACCGGGACTCTCGCCTGTTCTTGGCATGTGGCCCGGCACTCTACGTGGTGCGAGTGGAGCACCGCGTTGCCAACCTGCAGTTACTCTGCCAGCAGGGCATCGCCACAGCAGTGAAGGAGGAAAAAGACGTTGCCAAGCTCACCATGCCTTCCCGCCTTTGCTCTTACGTCACTACTGCTTTTGTCCCCACCATCAAG CCCCCCATTCCTGATCCCAACAACATGCGTGATTTTGTGAGCTACCCAACAGCTGGAAATGAGCGTCTGCACTGTACCATGAAGCGTACAGAGGATAACCCCGAGGTGGGGGGGCCCTGCTACACTCTGTACCTGGAGTACCTAGGAGGTCTGGTGCCTATCCTCAAAGGCCGACGAATAAGTAAACTGCGCCCAGAGTTTGTCATCATGGACCCCAAGACAGATGGGAAAACAG ATGAGATATATGGCAACAGTCTGATATCGGCCATGATCGACAGCTGTAACTGCTCAGACTCCAGTGACATTGAGCTGAGCGACGACTGGGTCGGCAAGAAATCTCCAAAGATATCCAGGGGTAGTAAATCCCCCAAACTGCCCAG GATCAACATTGATCCCAGAAAATCACCCAAACTTTCCCGCGCTACACAAGAAATCTCCAGGTCACCGCGGTTACCTATACGGAAACCTTCAATTGGGTCACCCAGTCTAACACGGAGGGAATTTCCTCTAGATGACATCACTCAG CAAAATTACCTTGCTCAGGTCACATCCAATATTTGGGGAACGAAGTTCAAGATTGTGGGGCTCGCCACATTCTTGCCAACTAATCTTGGTGCAG TCATCTATAAGACGAGCCTCCTCCATCTGCAGCCCAGACAGATGACCATCTACCTTCCAGAGGTGCGAAAAATCTCCATGGATTACATCAATCTGCCTGTCTTCAGCCCCAACGTCTTcagtgaagatgaagatgacCTGCCTGTCACAGGCCCTGCTGGTGGCACAGATGACAACCCGCCCTGCACTGTCAACATCCCTATTGCCCCCATCCATAGTCCCGCCCAGGCCATGTCTCCCGCCCAAAGCATTGGTCTGGTCCAGTCTCTCCTAGCCAATCAAAATGTTCAGCTTGATGTCCTTACGAATCCCACAGCATCCCCTGCTGGGGCCGCTGCTGGTGGGTCAGACCAAAGCCAGGACACCATCCTGACTGCCCAGTACACAGTTCCCACCAGGTACTCCAGTCCTGGTCAGGTCATCTTTGGGGGACTGGAAATGAGTCGCCTAATGGTGGgacctccaccctctcatcaTCCTTCAcatcaacagcaacaacaagcaagtcaccaacaacaacaacaacaacaacaacaacaacaacaactacaacaacagctacaacaccaacaacaacagctacaacaccaacaacaaattcagcagcagcaactccaacagcagcagcagcagatgatccaGCACCAACACctacaacaacagcagcagcttcagcaaCAGCAcattcagcagcagctccaacacattcagcagcaacatcaacatcagctccagcagcacattcaacagcagcaacaactacaacagcagcatcaacaaATTCAGCAGCAACTGCAGCAACAAATgcatcatcaacaacaaacacaacagcaccACCATCCacttcagcagcagctccaaaTTCAAATCCCTGTTCCCTCTATGGCATCAGGACAGCCTTCAGGTACTGCTGTGCACCAGCTCCAGCCGGGGGCGCTGCAGATACAGATCCCTCATCCACCTGCTGATTTAGTGGTGGAGAGAGCTGTGGGAGGTGAACACGAGCACCTACTGAAAATCAAAACCACTCGGTCAACTCCACAGCTGGCTGAGGGAGATACAGTGGTGTTTAGTGCCCCTCTGGAGCTCAGCAAGATGAACCCCCCACCGCCCTACCCCGGCACTGTGGCTGCCgctgtggctgctgcagcagcagctgctgctgcctcagcaTCAGCCTCCTCTGCAGCCTCCAATGCTGCATCTGGAACAGGAGGAGGCACCAGTGGGACTCCTCCCCCCGGTGACCTTTGCCTGAAGAAGGGAGAGTTCTCACTTTATCCTTCAGGTCAGCAGCAAGCGCAGTACCCCACACCACTGGGATATGAGAGGATAACAACATTTGACAGCAGTGGGAATGTGGAGGAAGTATGTCGTCCTCGAACGCGCCTTGTCTGTAATCAGAATGTCTACACACTCCAGGGACCTGGCAGTTCTGCCACTCTCAGGGTCACttcctcatcatcctcctcctcggcTGACAAGAAGATCCAGCTGCCCTACACCTCTGCCACACTCAACAGACTCACTGCACCTCGCTATTCCATACCCAGTGGAGACCCACCCCCATACCCTGacccagccaatcagaacagtGCTGTTGGCAGGAACCCTGGACAGAGGCTTGACAGCAGTCTGATCCATGCCACTCTCAGGAGGAACAGCCGAGAGGCCGCTCTCAAAGTTTCCCAGATGCTGGAGCCGCCCAGACCACTGCCTCCTAAGGCTAAAAATAGTAGTGCACTAGCAGCCTCGTTCCAACAGAGGGTGCCCACAGCCTTATACACCTGCAGTCAGTGTAGCAGTGGATCCAGTGTTGGAGGCACTGCCCCAGGGAGTGCTAATGGAATAGCAGGAGGAACTATTATCCGGCAGGATTTCCCTCCAGGGAATGGGGCACCACATAGCACAGTTATTGTTCACTCCAATAGCGCTACTCCTCTGGCCTCCCAGTCCTCTTACAACCTGCTGAGCTCTCTTGACGGATCTGGgactgcagcaggaggaggaaccAACAGAGACAGGGCTGATTATGTTAATTCAGCGTTTACTGAGGATGAAACACTGAACCAGTCACTGAGGCATCTGGCACTCGGAGGAAATGATGCATCAGGGCTGGTTGTCAAACGCCCACCTCCGTATCAGTGGGACCCAGCTGCCACAGAGGAGGTGTGGGTTCCTCAGGAACGGACAGCAACGCTGAATCCCACTGCCCCCCCTGGACCCCACAAACCACCGCCACTTATTCTTAGCCCAGCTCAGCACTTGGATGTGTCCAGGCTGCCTTTTGTCCTCTCTCCAAAGTCCCCCACCAGCCCCAGTGCTGCATCATTtcaagctgcagcagcagctgcaggctaccaaATCTCTCTTCAGTACCCTCCAGCAGCTGCCTATTCTGGAGCCCAGCTACAGTCCATTCCAGGGTCACCACGCCCCTGCTCCTCCCCAAAGGAGGTGGTGGCACCTGTGCCCTTCTCACAGCAGGATGCAACCCTTGTCTTACCACCTGGTTACCCTGCAAACCTGGCAAACCTTGCCTGCTGCCCTCTCCCACCCATGTATCCAGGAGGCAGCGCTTGTGCAGGGCTCCCCATTCCCCCTATTGCCCTTCACACTCCTTGGGGTACTTATAATTCTTGCCCACCTATGTCCAGTCCTGCAGTGCCACTACCACCCAAAGCCTCCCACATGGCAGTAGACAAAACTGTTCTCTCgcctccacctccccctccccctcctccaccacctcccccGCCACCACCAGCAGAGCTTCAGAACCATGGAGGATTACAAGAGGCCATGGCAGAGGCCGGGGAAAGTTTTCAGGAGGTGCTCTCCTTGACCGAGAGCCCTGTCCCACAGCGGTCTGAGAAGTTCAGCAAGAAAAACCGCAAGCGGGCAGATGGGCGCGCTGAGGAGGCTAACGTGCCACCGTTGGCTGAAGGGAGCAAGTCAAAAAAGGAGGGCAGAGCTCTGGGTGATTTTAACTCACTCATCTCCAGCCCGCGGCTGGGAGGAAGGGACAAGAAGAAGCTGAAGGGACAGAAAGAGCAGCAGCTGAAGGCTAAGAAGCTGAGTAAGGCCACTGCCAACAGTGAGTTCCAGGACAGTTCAGAAAGTGAGCCAGAGCTGTTCATCAGTGGGGATGAGCTGCTCAATCAGTGCCAGAGTGGTAAGAAGGGCTGGAAGAGTAAAAGGAACTTGAGGGCTGCCAGTGAACTGGATGAGATCAAGTGTCGAAAGGCCAACGAGAAGGAGGACCGCGGGCTGGGCAGCCAGGGGTTTGTGTATGTCATGGCCAACAAGCAGCCACTGTGGAATGAAGCCACGCAGGTCTACCAGCTGGACTTTGGTGGGCGTGTCACGCAGGAGTCTGCCAAGAACTTTCAAATTGAACTGGAGGGCAGACAG GTGATGCAGTTTGGCAGGATCGATGGCAATGCCTACATCCTGGACTTCCAGTATCCCTTCTCTGCTGTGCAGGCCTTCGCAGTGGCTTTAGCCAATGTTACTCAACGCCTCAAATGA